Proteins from a single region of Desulfolutivibrio sulfoxidireducens:
- a CDS encoding 4Fe-4S dicluster domain-containing protein, producing MSRIVIDEERCKGCLLCTLACPKGIVVQSSRFNQQGYKVAEVAPGEESKCTGCASCAMVCPDVCITVWRTAKPKKAKEAAHV from the coding sequence ATGTCGCGGATTGTGATTGACGAGGAGCGGTGCAAGGGGTGTTTGCTTTGCACGTTGGCGTGTCCCAAGGGGATTGTGGTGCAGTCCTCGCGTTTCAACCAGCAGGGCTACAAGGTGGCCGAGGTTGCGCCCGGCGAGGAGTCCAAGTGTACCGGGTGCGCCAGTTGCGCCATGGTCTGTCCGGACGTGTGCATCACGGTCTGGAGGACAGCGAAGCCGAAGAAGGCCAAGGAGGCGGCCCATGTCTGA
- a CDS encoding thiamine pyrophosphate-dependent enzyme, with translation MKDELVFERPKVMADRGMHYCPGCHHGVAHRLVAECLEEMGLVERTVAVSAIGCSVFIYNYILVDTVEAPHGRAPAVATGVKRARPEAFVYAYQGDGDLASIGLAEIMHCANRGERVTVVFVNNTVYGMTGGQMAPTTLVGQKTTTCPGGRCMDREGGPMNMAEIIAGLGGTVYSARVALDSVKHIIAAKKALKKAFTIQEENLGFGFVELLATCPTNWRMTPVQANERISKEMIPVFPLGVFRDATGEGGGK, from the coding sequence ATGAAGGACGAACTGGTTTTCGAGCGGCCCAAGGTCATGGCCGACCGGGGCATGCATTATTGTCCGGGCTGCCACCACGGAGTGGCGCATCGGCTGGTGGCCGAGTGTCTGGAGGAGATGGGGCTTGTGGAGCGGACCGTCGCCGTAAGCGCCATCGGCTGCTCGGTGTTCATCTACAACTACATCCTGGTGGACACGGTGGAGGCCCCGCACGGCCGGGCCCCGGCCGTGGCCACGGGGGTCAAGCGGGCGCGGCCCGAGGCCTTCGTGTACGCCTACCAGGGCGACGGCGATCTGGCCTCCATCGGCCTGGCCGAGATCATGCACTGCGCCAACCGGGGCGAGCGGGTCACGGTGGTCTTCGTCAACAACACGGTCTACGGCATGACCGGCGGCCAGATGGCCCCCACCACCCTGGTGGGCCAGAAGACCACCACCTGTCCGGGCGGGCGGTGCATGGACCGCGAGGGCGGCCCCATGAACATGGCCGAGATCATCGCCGGGCTGGGGGGCACGGTGTACAGCGCCCGGGTGGCCCTGGATTCGGTCAAGCACATCATTGCGGCCAAAAAGGCGCTCAAGAAGGCCTTTACCATCCAGGAAGAGAACCTGGGATTCGGCTTCGTGGAGCTTCTGGCCACCTGTCCCACCAACTGGCGCATGACCCCGGTTCAGGCCAACGAGCGCATCTCCAAGGAGATGATCCCCGTGTTTCCGCTTGGGGTCTTTAGGGACGCAACCGGCGAAGGAGGCGGCAAGTGA
- the aroE gene encoding shikimate dehydrogenase has product MPSSSSSSSLPIRLHGIVGHPLGHTLSPLVHNWGFRHYGIPGVYLAWPVEPGRLADFVTAVRVLGIAGVSVTIPHKTAIMPFLDVITDRSRAVGAVNTLFWRDGQLVGDNTDVAGFVRPLVERGFSPASALVLGCGGAARAAVAGLRELAVPDVRVSNRTPERAEGLRRDFGVEFVPWERRWEFGGGLVVNATPLGMLGQNEGLSPMPREALGPSVVAFDLVYNPYRTQFVRDAAAAGAQVIVGLEMFFWQAVEQFRLWTGRTLPRDEVWELLRTELEG; this is encoded by the coding sequence ATGCCTTCTTCTTCTTCCTCCTCATCCCTCCCCATCCGTCTCCACGGCATCGTCGGCCATCCGCTTGGGCACACATTAAGCCCCTTGGTCCACAACTGGGGATTCCGGCACTACGGGATTCCCGGGGTGTACCTGGCCTGGCCCGTCGAACCCGGGAGGCTGGCCGATTTCGTGACGGCGGTCCGGGTATTGGGCATTGCCGGGGTCTCGGTGACCATCCCGCACAAGACGGCCATCATGCCTTTTCTCGACGTCATCACGGACCGGTCCCGGGCGGTCGGCGCGGTGAACACGCTTTTTTGGCGGGACGGACAACTTGTGGGCGATAATACGGACGTGGCCGGGTTCGTGCGACCGCTTGTGGAAAGGGGGTTCTCCCCGGCCTCGGCCCTGGTCCTGGGGTGCGGCGGCGCGGCCCGGGCGGCGGTGGCCGGGCTTCGAGAGCTTGCGGTGCCGGACGTCCGGGTGTCCAACCGGACGCCCGAGCGGGCGGAAGGACTGCGCCGCGATTTCGGGGTGGAGTTCGTGCCCTGGGAAAGGCGATGGGAGTTCGGGGGCGGACTTGTGGTCAACGCCACGCCGCTTGGCATGCTGGGCCAAAACGAGGGGCTCTCACCCATGCCCCGCGAGGCGTTGGGGCCGTCCGTAGTGGCCTTCGATCTGGTGTACAACCCGTACCGGACGCAGTTTGTGAGGGATGCGGCGGCGGCCGGAGCACAGGTGATCGTGGGCCTGGAGATGTTTTTCTGGCAGGCCGTGGAGCAGTTTCGGCTGTGGACGGGGCGTACGCTTCCCCGGGACGAGGTGTGGGAACTGTTGCGCACGGAGTTGGAGGGTTGA
- a CDS encoding SH3 domain-containing protein yields MPQRAIFALVALLVMCGLPGLPGCVVFVAPRRDDTPPPPVYVAPLPCPAGYGWSPGYGCVPLPAVPPPGYPPVITRVKSAHLNLRSCPGTTCPVIASLVQGEEVRVLGYGDGWTRVYCPGRNLEGWLSGRHLSDY; encoded by the coding sequence ATGCCCCAGCGCGCAATTTTCGCCCTTGTGGCCCTGCTCGTCATGTGCGGCCTGCCCGGGCTGCCCGGCTGCGTGGTGTTCGTGGCCCCGCGCCGGGACGACACCCCGCCGCCGCCGGTGTATGTCGCGCCCCTGCCCTGCCCGGCCGGGTACGGCTGGTCGCCGGGCTACGGTTGCGTGCCGCTTCCCGCGGTACCGCCCCCGGGCTACCCGCCGGTGATCACCCGGGTCAAATCCGCCCATCTCAACCTGCGTTCCTGCCCCGGGACCACGTGTCCGGTCATCGCCTCCCTGGTCCAGGGCGAAGAGGTGCGGGTTTTGGGATACGGCGACGGCTGGACCAGGGTGTATTGCCCCGGCCGCAACCTGGAGGGCTGGCTGTCCGGACGGCACCTCTCGGACTATTGA
- the lipB gene encoding lipoyl(octanoyl) transferase LipB, whose amino-acid sequence MTTPLSPRTPGHVATRLLGLCDFQAAMDLQTRAAEALKAGGDGHAVFLLEHPPVITLGANRKLNQVLAAPPGVPVIQTDRGGGATAHEPGQLVVYPVVHLRRLGLGVKAFVTRILEAGAALLAELGIPAEPRLDPLGLWVADRKIASMGIHVSRFVTTHGLAINLVNDLALFAAMVPCGLPGVRMTSAALELGHPVDLDAAARRMAELVPTALAVTGNS is encoded by the coding sequence ATGACCACGCCCCTTTCCCCCCGGACCCCGGGCCACGTCGCGACGCGGCTTCTGGGGCTTTGCGACTTCCAGGCGGCCATGGACCTGCAAACCCGGGCGGCCGAGGCCCTCAAGGCCGGCGGCGACGGGCACGCGGTCTTTCTCCTCGAACACCCGCCGGTCATCACCCTGGGGGCCAACAGGAAACTGAACCAGGTCCTGGCCGCGCCCCCGGGCGTGCCCGTGATCCAGACCGACCGGGGAGGCGGGGCCACGGCCCACGAGCCCGGCCAACTGGTGGTCTATCCCGTGGTCCACCTGCGCCGCCTGGGCCTTGGGGTCAAGGCCTTCGTCACCCGCATCCTGGAGGCCGGGGCCGCTCTTCTGGCCGAGTTGGGCATCCCGGCCGAACCCCGCCTGGATCCCCTGGGCCTGTGGGTCGCGGACCGCAAGATCGCCTCCATGGGCATCCACGTCTCCCGCTTCGTGACCACCCACGGCCTGGCCATCAACCTCGTGAACGACCTGGCCCTGTTTGCGGCCATGGTTCCCTGCGGCCTGCCCGGCGTGCGCATGACCTCGGCCGCCCTTGAACTCGGCCATCCCGTGGACCTGGACGCCGCCGCGCGGCGCATGGCCGAACTCGTGCCCACAGCCCTTGCCGTCACCGGAAATTCATGA
- the queA gene encoding tRNA preQ1(34) S-adenosylmethionine ribosyltransferase-isomerase QueA, with the protein MTDAIRPSKPVPEDCDLDTYQFHLPPGLIAQRPLADRDASRLMVLSRRDGQTFQARFAALPDLLPPGALLVANNTRVAPVRLFGRKKTGGAVEFLLLTPPVLLEPEPDPTRPGRLQARAAGLLRASKAPKPGDRVEFSPELSLTVLSRGEFGHAEVLLSFFGPLADILDRIGHMPLPPYIKRPDESADAARYQTVYADPQKPGSAAAPTAGLHFTPALRQILLSRGFGWAEVTLHVGYGTFSPVRAPDIRHHHMHSEHLEISPVAAQAIVQAKSEGRPVIAVGTTSARALEGAFVQTGHVAPFRGQTDIFLRPGSTFHVIDGMITNFHLPGSTLLIMICALAGKEHVLPAYRQAVTAGFRFFSYGDAMLIA; encoded by the coding sequence ATGACCGACGCCATCCGTCCCTCCAAGCCCGTTCCCGAGGACTGCGACCTCGACACCTACCAGTTCCACCTGCCGCCCGGACTCATCGCCCAACGGCCCCTGGCCGATCGCGACGCCTCCCGGCTCATGGTCCTTTCCCGCCGCGACGGCCAAACCTTCCAGGCCCGCTTTGCCGCACTGCCGGACCTTCTGCCCCCGGGCGCGCTTTTAGTGGCCAACAACACCCGCGTGGCCCCGGTGCGGCTTTTCGGGCGCAAGAAAACCGGCGGGGCCGTGGAATTTCTGCTGCTCACCCCGCCCGTGCTTCTGGAACCCGAGCCCGACCCAACCCGCCCCGGTCGCCTTCAGGCCCGGGCCGCAGGCCTTCTGCGAGCCTCCAAGGCCCCCAAGCCCGGTGATCGCGTCGAGTTCTCCCCGGAACTGTCCCTGACCGTCCTGTCTCGCGGCGAATTCGGCCACGCCGAGGTCCTGCTGTCCTTTTTTGGCCCCCTGGCCGACATCCTGGACCGCATCGGGCACATGCCCCTGCCGCCCTACATCAAGCGTCCCGACGAATCCGCCGACGCCGCCCGGTACCAGACCGTGTACGCGGATCCCCAAAAGCCGGGATCGGCCGCCGCGCCTACGGCCGGCCTGCACTTCACCCCGGCCCTGCGACAAATCCTCCTGTCTCGCGGCTTCGGCTGGGCCGAGGTCACCCTGCACGTGGGCTACGGCACCTTCAGCCCGGTGCGCGCCCCGGACATCCGCCATCACCACATGCACAGCGAACACCTGGAAATTTCCCCCGTAGCGGCCCAGGCCATCGTCCAGGCCAAATCCGAGGGCCGCCCGGTCATCGCCGTGGGCACGACCTCCGCGCGCGCCCTGGAAGGGGCCTTTGTCCAGACCGGCCACGTCGCTCCCTTTCGCGGCCAGACAGACATCTTTCTTCGCCCCGGCTCCACCTTCCACGTCATCGACGGCATGATCACCAATTTTCATTTGCCTGGATCGACCCTGCTGATTATGATTTGCGCCCTGGCTGGAAAAGAGCACGTCCTGCCGGCCTACCGCCAGGCCGTCACCGCCGGGTTCCGCTTTTTTTCGTACGGCGATGCCATGTTGATCGCATAG
- the argF gene encoding ornithine carbamoyltransferase, with amino-acid sequence MVTHFLTILDMSCSDAWKVLGRAAEMKATNHRGALLAGKNLALVFEKASTRTRVSFEVAIAHLGGKAIFMTTQDSQLGRDEPVRDTARVLSRYVDGMVVRTFEHEKLEELAARSGVPVINALSDDYHPCQVLSDILTIREHASDLTGVRVAYVGDGNNMAHSWINAAVHFPIELSLVTPKAYAPKAHIMEKAVALGARVLLSHDPASGVAGADYVYTDVWASMGQEAEQDARAKVFFPYQVSEDLLRNAAKGCKVLHCLPAHRGEEITDEVMEGPRSLLWDQAENRLHMQKAILEWVFDSKARTE; translated from the coding sequence ATGGTTACCCATTTCCTGACCATCCTGGACATGAGTTGTTCCGATGCCTGGAAGGTGCTCGGCCGCGCCGCCGAGATGAAGGCCACGAACCACCGTGGCGCCCTTTTGGCCGGAAAAAACCTGGCCCTGGTCTTCGAGAAGGCCTCCACCCGGACCCGGGTCTCCTTCGAGGTGGCCATCGCCCACCTGGGCGGCAAGGCCATCTTCATGACCACCCAGGATTCCCAACTCGGGCGCGACGAGCCCGTGCGGGACACGGCCCGGGTGCTCTCCCGCTACGTGGACGGCATGGTGGTGCGCACCTTCGAACACGAAAAACTCGAGGAACTGGCCGCGCGAAGCGGCGTGCCGGTGATAAACGCCCTGTCCGACGACTACCATCCCTGCCAGGTCTTAAGCGACATCCTGACCATCCGCGAACACGCCTCGGACCTGACCGGCGTGCGCGTGGCCTACGTGGGCGACGGCAACAACATGGCCCATTCCTGGATCAACGCCGCCGTGCATTTCCCCATCGAACTGTCCCTGGTCACCCCCAAGGCCTATGCCCCCAAGGCCCATATCATGGAGAAGGCCGTAGCCCTCGGGGCCAGGGTCCTTTTGTCCCACGATCCGGCCTCGGGCGTGGCCGGCGCGGACTACGTCTATACCGACGTGTGGGCCTCCATGGGCCAGGAGGCCGAGCAGGACGCCCGGGCCAAGGTGTTTTTCCCCTATCAGGTCAGCGAGGACCTGTTGCGCAACGCCGCCAAGGGCTGCAAGGTGCTGCACTGCCTGCCAGCCCACCGGGGCGAGGAGATCACCGACGAGGTCATGGAGGGGCCGCGTTCCCTGCTGTGGGATCAGGCCGAAAACCGGCTGCACATGCAAAAGGCCATCCTGGAATGGGTCTTCGATTCCAAGGCCCGGACCGAATAA
- a CDS encoding exopolyphosphatase: MRLLTRSDFDGLICAVLLREAGIMDDWKFVHPKDVQDGKVAATDNDILANVPYAPGCGLWFDHHSSEQERLDFNFSFQGASRLAPSCARVIWDYYGGHATFPERFDSMLDHVDRCDSGNLTVEEIENPAGWILLSFIMDPRTGLGRYRDYRISNYQLMEKLVEMCRTKDVESILKDPDVAERIDRYYKQDALFRAMLRKRGTVHGNVVLLDFREQDEIYTGNRFVVYTMFPECNVSVQVIWGKLKQNTVITVGHSITNRTCKTDVGALMLEYGGGGHAKVGTCQVDTVVAEKALADIMDRLRQNG; encoded by the coding sequence ATGCGCCTTTTGACCCGGTCCGATTTCGACGGCCTTATCTGCGCCGTGCTGCTTAGGGAAGCCGGCATCATGGACGACTGGAAATTCGTGCATCCCAAGGACGTCCAGGACGGCAAGGTGGCCGCCACGGACAACGACATCCTGGCCAACGTGCCCTATGCGCCGGGTTGCGGCCTGTGGTTCGACCACCATTCCAGCGAGCAGGAGCGCCTGGACTTCAATTTTTCCTTTCAGGGCGCCTCCCGCCTGGCCCCAAGCTGCGCCCGGGTCATCTGGGACTACTACGGCGGGCATGCGACCTTCCCCGAACGCTTCGATTCCATGCTCGACCACGTGGACCGCTGCGACTCCGGAAACCTCACGGTGGAGGAGATCGAAAACCCGGCGGGCTGGATCCTCCTCAGCTTCATCATGGATCCGCGCACCGGCCTTGGCCGGTATCGCGACTACCGCATCAGCAACTACCAGCTCATGGAAAAGCTGGTGGAGATGTGCCGCACGAAGGATGTGGAATCCATTCTGAAGGACCCGGACGTGGCTGAGCGCATCGACCGCTACTACAAGCAGGATGCCCTGTTTCGAGCCATGCTCAGGAAGCGCGGCACCGTGCACGGAAACGTGGTCCTGCTGGACTTCCGGGAACAGGACGAGATCTACACCGGCAATCGCTTCGTGGTCTACACCATGTTCCCGGAGTGCAACGTCAGCGTCCAGGTCATCTGGGGCAAGCTTAAGCAAAATACGGTCATCACCGTGGGGCATAGCATCACCAACCGGACCTGCAAAACCGACGTGGGCGCGCTCATGCTCGAATACGGCGGCGGCGGCCACGCCAAGGTCGGCACCTGCCAGGTGGATACTGTTGTCGCGGAGAAGGCCCTGGCCGACATCATGGACCGGCTGCGCCAAAACGGATGA
- a CDS encoding 3-methyl-2-oxobutanoate dehydrogenase subunit VorB — translation MSEKRMFIKGNEAIAYGALAAGLKCYFGYPITPQNDIPEFLSKALPDAGGQFVQAESEVASANMLLGAAACGIRAMTTSSSPGISLMQEAISYMAGSELPGVIVNMNRGGPGLGDIGPSQGDYFQATKGGGHGDYRLLVLSPSTCQEAYDLIIAAFDLAFAYRNPVMILGDAILGQMKEPVTPWKPASVAADEGHDWCLTGAKGRPARILKSLFLDEGELAGQNLHLEAKYTSMRAEVRFEAYQVEDADLVVVAHGSIGRIAKSAVRTLRAAGAKVGLFRPITLYPFPTQALADLAARGKRFLTIEHNMGQMVEDVRLAVRAHADSAFYGFLPGNMPTPDDFETPIRSALSR, via the coding sequence ATGTCTGAGAAGCGCATGTTCATCAAGGGCAACGAGGCCATCGCCTACGGGGCCCTGGCCGCCGGCCTGAAGTGCTATTTCGGCTATCCGATCACGCCCCAGAACGACATTCCGGAATTTCTGTCCAAGGCCCTGCCTGACGCCGGGGGCCAGTTCGTGCAGGCCGAGAGCGAGGTGGCCTCGGCCAACATGCTTCTGGGCGCGGCGGCCTGCGGCATCCGGGCCATGACCACCTCGTCGAGCCCGGGCATCTCGCTCATGCAGGAGGCCATTTCCTATATGGCCGGAAGCGAATTGCCGGGCGTCATCGTGAACATGAACCGGGGCGGTCCGGGTCTTGGCGACATCGGTCCCTCCCAGGGTGACTATTTCCAGGCGACCAAGGGCGGCGGGCACGGCGACTACCGGCTTTTGGTTCTGTCGCCGTCAACCTGCCAGGAGGCCTATGACCTGATCATCGCGGCGTTTGACCTGGCCTTTGCCTACCGCAACCCGGTGATGATCCTGGGCGACGCCATTCTGGGCCAGATGAAGGAGCCGGTCACGCCCTGGAAACCCGCGTCCGTGGCCGCGGACGAGGGCCATGACTGGTGCCTGACCGGGGCCAAGGGCCGGCCGGCGCGCATCCTGAAATCGCTTTTTCTGGATGAAGGGGAGCTGGCCGGGCAGAACCTGCACCTGGAGGCCAAATATACGTCCATGCGGGCCGAGGTTCGCTTCGAGGCCTACCAGGTGGAGGACGCGGACCTTGTGGTGGTGGCCCACGGGTCCATCGGGCGCATCGCCAAGAGCGCCGTGCGCACGCTTCGGGCGGCGGGGGCCAAGGTCGGGCTTTTCAGGCCGATCACGCTCTATCCGTTCCCCACCCAGGCCCTGGCGGACCTTGCGGCCAGGGGAAAGCGCTTTCTGACCATCGAGCACAACATGGGCCAGATGGTCGAGGATGTCCGGCTGGCTGTGCGGGCCCATGCCGACAGCGCGTTCTATGGCTTCCTGCCGGGCAACATGCCCACTCCCGACGATTTTGAAACGCCGATCCGGTCGGCCCTTTCGAGGTAG
- a CDS encoding TrmH family RNA methyltransferase gives MNPTQRHNASRFATTPDAAPGAPSSIPEDVTPGKKPVRELLAQSPGRIDAVVMRRDRHGRDMAEILDACRAAGVRFKFAPKEDLDRLCGGASHQGVVALLAAAPLAGLDEVIEAGRAAPLPVVLALDQVQDTGNVGALARTMYALGGGGLLVVRHEAARLGPGAARASAGALSRLPVHKAVNLSRALDTCVDQGLTVVCATDDPGAEDAFGARFPFPMVLVLGNEDKGIRSCVAKRCDLRLRIPFAREFDSLNVAQAGAIILGLAAAQRSREGR, from the coding sequence ATGAACCCCACCCAACGCCACAATGCCTCACGTTTCGCCACGACGCCGGATGCGGCCCCCGGCGCCCCGTCATCCATTCCAGAGGACGTGACGCCCGGGAAAAAGCCCGTGCGCGAACTGCTGGCCCAAAGCCCCGGCCGCATCGACGCCGTGGTCATGCGCCGCGACCGGCACGGCAGGGACATGGCCGAGATTCTTGACGCCTGTCGGGCCGCCGGGGTGCGGTTCAAATTCGCCCCCAAGGAAGATCTGGATCGGCTGTGCGGCGGGGCCTCCCACCAGGGCGTGGTGGCCCTTCTGGCCGCCGCCCCCCTGGCCGGACTGGACGAGGTGATCGAGGCCGGCCGGGCCGCGCCCCTGCCGGTGGTCCTGGCCCTGGACCAGGTCCAGGACACGGGCAACGTGGGGGCCCTGGCCCGGACCATGTACGCCCTGGGCGGCGGGGGCCTTCTTGTGGTCAGGCACGAGGCCGCGCGCCTGGGACCCGGTGCGGCCCGGGCCTCGGCCGGGGCCTTGTCCAGGCTGCCGGTGCACAAGGCCGTCAATCTGTCCCGGGCCCTCGATACCTGCGTCGACCAAGGCCTGACCGTGGTCTGCGCCACGGATGATCCCGGGGCCGAGGATGCCTTTGGCGCGCGTTTTCCCTTTCCCATGGTCCTGGTTCTCGGCAACGAGGACAAGGGCATCCGGTCCTGTGTGGCCAAGCGGTGCGACCTGCGCCTGCGCATCCCCTTTGCCCGGGAGTTCGACTCCCTCAACGTGGCCCAGGCCGGGGCCATCATCCTGGGGCTGGCCGCGGCGCAACGATCCCGCGAGGGACGCTGA
- a CDS encoding 2-oxoacid:acceptor oxidoreductase family protein yields the protein MSLYQDVIIAGFGGQGVMLIGNLLAYAGMNQGLNVTYIPVYGPEMRGGTANCTVVVSEEEIGSPIIHRPKSLIVMNRPSLDKFGPRLADGGVLILNSSLVEPALAEAGRVRLFAVPCNEIADGLGNSRMANMVAIGAYVAATGVMPLSAVEDSLSHVISSHYAKLIPKNIEAIRAGAAQVT from the coding sequence GTGAGTCTGTACCAGGATGTGATCATCGCCGGATTCGGCGGCCAGGGGGTCATGCTCATCGGCAACCTTCTGGCCTATGCGGGCATGAACCAGGGCCTGAACGTGACCTACATTCCGGTCTACGGCCCGGAGATGCGCGGCGGCACGGCCAACTGCACGGTTGTGGTGTCCGAGGAGGAGATCGGCTCGCCCATCATTCACCGCCCGAAAAGCCTCATCGTCATGAACCGGCCGTCCCTGGACAAGTTCGGCCCGAGGCTTGCGGACGGCGGCGTCCTGATCCTCAACTCCTCCCTGGTGGAACCGGCCCTGGCCGAGGCCGGGCGGGTGCGGCTTTTCGCCGTGCCCTGCAACGAGATCGCCGACGGCCTGGGCAACTCGCGCATGGCCAACATGGTGGCCATCGGAGCTTATGTCGCGGCCACGGGGGTCATGCCTTTGTCCGCCGTGGAGGACAGCCTGTCGCATGTCATCTCCAGCCACTACGCCAAGCTGATCCCCAAGAACATCGAGGCCATTCGGGCCGGCGCGGCCCAGGTAACGTAG
- a CDS encoding LysM peptidoglycan-binding domain-containing protein, producing the protein MPVYLAVMLCIFVFLAPGCGAKNQADKDNIDMRANLEPELWDARILEDIKRGRPLTEQEKNALTSRGEIQFDLDVRETEEVQMFLQYFSMEKRGTMERWLVRAEPHLAYVRAVLLSFNLPPDLIALPFIESGYNSMAYSHAGAGGMWQFMPYTGKRFGLTVDWWEDERRNPYKATVAAAKYLTVLHEMFGDWHLALAAYNAGEGKVSRAMAKSGQTDFFDLAKNPALLKQETRHYVPKFLAVLKIFQNLETLGFRPVNWQAGPTMKEVPVPGGTDLLAMAQAVGMDWERFHEANAGFRRQVSAPGRESTVYVPQAKYELAMAFLKDPGSRPPAGYQTYLAQSGETWWSVSRRTGIPVAALREFNAQAPDTLSSGVAIRIPASGSSKEAGLLAEFDGTGGPAEKSRAAAKHRVRKGESLQAIAARYGVSLGELASANRLRTTSKVSIGRWLTIPDGGDVQVARSPALPKEVRQLASAESAGSHTIQKGDTVSAISSRYGVTPKELMAANGIDSPNTLTIGKVLVIPGSETKSAQALVAKKSAASYVVKKGDSLHAIARRFSLDPRTLLAANSLPAPDRLQAGMVLTIPGSGPTQAKPVTPTPKPFQVAQFTPAPKAAPTPAQAAPKPLPSSALPNPAPTPTTTTAKAPSPAAPVRTAAKSPAMAAPAVSAPAASAAKSAQNNVNYKVTQGETVWGIAKKFNVEPKALMSTNNLRDASTLRAGDSLTIPRP; encoded by the coding sequence ATGCCGGTTTATCTCGCCGTAATGCTTTGTATATTTGTGTTTCTCGCCCCGGGCTGCGGCGCGAAAAACCAAGCCGATAAAGACAATATCGATATGCGGGCCAACCTGGAGCCCGAACTCTGGGACGCGCGCATCCTCGAAGACATCAAGCGCGGACGCCCCCTCACCGAGCAGGAAAAAAACGCCCTGACCTCCAGGGGCGAGATCCAATTCGATCTGGACGTGCGCGAGACCGAGGAAGTCCAGATGTTCCTCCAGTACTTCTCCATGGAGAAACGCGGCACCATGGAACGCTGGCTGGTCCGCGCCGAACCCCATCTGGCCTATGTCCGGGCCGTGCTGCTCAGCTTCAACCTGCCGCCGGACCTGATCGCCCTGCCGTTTATCGAATCGGGCTACAACAGCATGGCCTATTCCCACGCCGGCGCCGGCGGCATGTGGCAGTTCATGCCCTATACCGGAAAGCGGTTCGGCCTGACCGTGGACTGGTGGGAGGACGAGCGCCGCAATCCCTACAAAGCCACCGTGGCCGCCGCCAAGTACCTGACCGTGCTGCATGAGATGTTCGGGGACTGGCATCTGGCCCTGGCCGCCTACAACGCCGGGGAAGGCAAAGTCTCCCGGGCCATGGCCAAAAGCGGCCAGACCGACTTCTTCGACCTGGCCAAAAACCCGGCCCTGCTCAAGCAGGAGACCCGCCACTACGTGCCCAAGTTCCTGGCGGTGCTGAAAATCTTCCAGAATCTGGAAACCCTGGGCTTTCGACCCGTCAACTGGCAGGCCGGTCCGACCATGAAGGAGGTCCCGGTCCCCGGCGGCACGGACCTTTTGGCCATGGCCCAGGCCGTGGGCATGGACTGGGAGCGGTTCCACGAAGCCAACGCCGGCTTCCGCCGCCAGGTCAGCGCCCCGGGCCGGGAAAGCACCGTCTACGTGCCCCAGGCCAAATACGAACTGGCCATGGCATTTCTCAAGGACCCCGGTTCCCGCCCCCCGGCCGGATACCAGACCTATCTGGCCCAATCCGGCGAAACCTGGTGGAGCGTCTCCCGGCGCACGGGCATCCCCGTGGCCGCCCTGCGGGAATTCAACGCCCAGGCCCCGGACACCCTGTCCTCGGGCGTGGCGATCCGGATTCCAGCCAGCGGGTCGAGCAAGGAGGCGGGCCTGCTGGCAGAATTCGACGGAACGGGGGGTCCGGCCGAGAAGTCCCGGGCCGCGGCCAAACACCGGGTGCGCAAGGGTGAATCCCTCCAGGCCATCGCCGCGCGCTACGGCGTGTCCCTCGGCGAGCTGGCGTCGGCCAACCGCTTACGAACCACAAGCAAGGTTTCCATCGGTCGCTGGCTGACCATCCCCGACGGCGGGGACGTCCAGGTGGCCCGTTCCCCGGCCCTGCCCAAGGAGGTCAGGCAGCTCGCCTCGGCGGAAAGCGCCGGCAGCCACACCATCCAAAAAGGCGATACGGTCAGCGCCATCTCCTCGCGCTACGGCGTGACGCCCAAAGAACTCATGGCCGCAAACGGCATCGACTCCCCGAACACCCTGACCATCGGCAAGGTCCTGGTCATCCCCGGCTCGGAGACGAAATCGGCCCAGGCCCTGGTGGCCAAAAAAAGCGCCGCGTCCTACGTGGTCAAAAAGGGCGATTCCCTCCACGCCATCGCCCGTCGATTCTCCCTCGACCCCAGGACGCTGCTCGCGGCCAATTCCCTCCCCGCTCCGGACAGGCTCCAGGCGGGAATGGTCCTGACCATTCCGGGCTCCGGCCCCACCCAGGCCAAGCCGGTCACGCCCACCCCGAAACCCTTCCAGGTGGCCCAGTTCACCCCCGCGCCCAAGGCCGCGCCGACGCCGGCCCAGGCCGCCCCCAAGCCCCTGCCCTCCTCGGCCCTGCCAAATCCGGCGCCGACTCCCACGACAACGACGGCCAAGGCTCCGTCCCCGGCCGCCCCGGTGCGGACCGCCGCCAAGTCCCCGGCCATGGCCGCCCCGGCCGTTTCCGCACCAGCCGCTTCGGCCGCCAAATCCGCCCAAAACAACGTCAACTACAAGGTGACTCAGGGCGAGACCGTGTGGGGCATCGCCAAAAAGTTCAATGTCGAGCCCAAGGCGCTGATGTCCACCAACAACCTCCGGGACGCCTCGACGCTACGGGCCGGGGACAGCCTGACCATCCCCCGTCCCTGA